The Oncorhynchus masou masou isolate Uvic2021 chromosome 6, UVic_Omas_1.1, whole genome shotgun sequence genome has a window encoding:
- the LOC135541526 gene encoding zinc finger protein 892-like gives MSKMQLLQDYLNERLTAVAVEIFGAVENTIAEYQEEISRSNEEIERLRRLLDLVFQPDIKLQKADPPQLTLLVPEEEVLAEKQHCEQEWSPSLGQEDPEPTQIKEEQEEFGTSQEEEQLQGLESDIKEVIFSPPFSPQPSHHPQTQTLENRERDALPTKTTGEIKMEPDGEGYGGSEANNELQRLSPVNSDCSAAHIGNSERDSIGLMSGLQPLKSKTTWTNKVQSSIKTREASELKVPLRAAHSGERPHRCPVCRKCFLKISILKTHQRIHTGEKPYCCNVCGKCFSRMGHLTEHMRTHTGEKPYQCKECSKCFSRMRNLTVHMRTHTDERPYKCPLCVECFRSASHLKWHQRRHHTGEKPRC, from the exons ATGTCTAAAATGCAGCTGTTGCAGGATTATCTAAACGAGCGGTTAACAGCGGTGGCTGTTGAGATATTTGGGGCCGTGGAAAATACCATAGCAGAGTACCAGGAAGAAATCTCCCGTTCAAATGAGGAGATTGAACGTCTACGGAGGCTGCTGGATTTGGTTTTCCAACCCGACATAAAGCTACAGAAAGCAG ACCCTCCGCAGCTCACGCTCCTTGTCCCTGAAGAGGAGGTTCTTGCTGAGAAGCAGCACTGTGAGCAGGAGTGGAGCCCCAGTCTGGGCCAGGAGGACCCAGAGCCCACTCAGAttaaagaggaacaggaggagttTGGGACCagtcaggaggaagagcagcttcaGGGGCTGGAGTCTGATATCAAAGAGGTCATATTCTCTCCTCCATTTTCTCCCCAGCCCTCACATCATCCCCAAACCCAAACtttagagaacagagagagggacgctCTACCCACCAAAACAACTGGAGAGATCAAAATGGAACCAGATGGAGAGGGCTATGGAGGATCTGAAGCAAACAATGAATTACAGCGCCTCTCTCCAGTAAATTCCGACTGTTCTGCAGCTCATATTGGGAACAGTGAAAGGGACAGTATAGGGCTAATGTCAGGGTTACAGCCACTCAAATCAAAGACAACATGGACAAATAAAGTACAAAGCTCTATTAAGACCAGGGAAGCCAGTGAGTTGAAAGTTCCATTGAGGGCGGCTCACTCAGGGGAGAGACCACACAGGTGTCCCGTCTGCAGGAAATGCTTTCTGAAAATTAGCATTTTAAAAACTCATCAGAGAATTCACACTGGGGAGAAACCATATTGCTGCAATGTATGTGGCAAATGCTTCAGCCGGATGGGACACCTGACTGAGCATATGAGAACTCACACGGGGGAGAAACCATATCAGTGCAAAGAATGTAGCAAATGCTTCAGCCGGATGAGAAACCTGACCGTTCATATGAGGACTCACACAGATGAGAGACCATATAAGTGCCCCTTGTGTGTCGAATGCTTCAGATCAGCAAGTCATCTAAAATGGCACCAGCGaagacatcacacaggagagaaaccacgTTGCTGA
- the LOC135541525 gene encoding zinc finger and SCAN domain-containing protein 2-like, which produces MSKMQLLQDYLNERLTAVAVEIFGAVENTIAEYQEEISRSKEEIDRLRKLLDLVFQPDIMLHRADPQQLTFPVPGEVPPEKQHCDQEWSTSPGQGNPEPKPIKEEQEEFGTSQEEEQLQGLESDTKEFILISTCVKRDCDQNPSQSSHLYQIHTVENRDRDSLPTKTIEQDIKTEHGEAYGESEPNNELQPLSPVNSDCSAAQIGNSESDNGVDGGGLMSGLQPLKSKRTLTKKGQSSKTREASELKVPLRAAHSGERPHRCPVCRKCFLKSSILKTHQRIHTGMKPYCCNVCGKSFREKGTLTEHMRSHTGEKPYQCKDCGKCFIRIRNLTDHMRIHTGEKPYQCSDCGKCFSQKKTLTIHMRTVHWRETVSVQRMWQMLQPDEKPERPY; this is translated from the exons ATGTCTAAAATGCAGCTGTTACAGGATTATCTAAACGAGCGATTAACAGCGGTGGCTGTTGAGATATTTGGGGCAGTGGAAAATACCATAGCAGAGTACCAGGAAGAAATCTCCCGTTCGAAGGAGGAGATCGATCGTCTACGGAAGCTGCTGGATTTGGTTTTCCAACCCGACATAATGTTACATAGAGCAG ATCCCCAGCAGCTCACATTTCCAGTACCTGGAGAAGTTCCCCCTGAGAAGCAGCACTGTGACCAGGAGTGGAGCACCAGTCCGGGCCAGGGCAACCCAGAGCCCAAACCGAttaaagaggaacaggaggagttTGGGACCagtcaggaggaagagcagcttcaGGGGCTGGAGTCTGATACCAAAGAGTTCATATTAATTTCTACCTGTGTGAAAAGGGACTGTGATCAGAACCCATCCCAGTCCTCACATCTTTACCAAATCCATACTGTGGAGAACAGAGATAGGGACTCTCTACCCACCAAAACAATTGAACAAGACATCAAAACAGAACATGGAGAGGCCTACGGAGAATCCGAACCAAACAATGAATTACAGCCCCTTTCTCCAGTAAATTCAGACTGTTCTGCAGCTCAGATTGGGAACAGTGAAAGTGACAATGGTGTGGATGGTGGAGGACTAATGTCAGGGTTACAGCCACTTAAATCAAAGAGAACATTGACAAAGAAAGGACAAAGCTCTAAGACCAGGGAAGCCAGTGAGTTGAAAGTTCCATTGAGGGCGGCTCACTCAGGGGAGAGACCACACAGGTGTCCCGTCTGCAGGAAATGCTTTCTGAAAAGTAGCATTTTAAAAACTCATCAGAGAATTCACACTGGCATGAAACCATATTGCTGTAATGTATGTGGCAAAAGTTTCAGAGAAAAGGGAACTTTGACAGAACATATGAGAAGTCACACTGGGGAGAAACCATATCAGTGCAAAGATTGTGGCAAATGCTTTATCCGGATTAGAAACCTGACAGACCATATGAGGATACATACTGGAGAGAAACCGTATCAGTGCAGTGATTGTGGCAAATGCTTCAGTCAGAAGAAAACCCTGACCATACATATGAGGACAGTACACTGGAGAGAAACTGTATCCGtgcaaagaatgtggcaaatgCTTCAGCCAGATGAAAAGCCTGAAAGGCCATATTAG